In one window of Xiphophorus hellerii strain 12219 chromosome 23, Xiphophorus_hellerii-4.1, whole genome shotgun sequence DNA:
- the simc1 gene encoding SUMO-interacting motif-containing protein 1 isoform X2, with the protein MTLLPDALHLPSAIPLQRQLCHVIRQFSRVRDVIKWLFCVIMKTTENEDSKEGIKIKDEQIRIVSVFQRMLSLALEVDRSPALNSAKLSHELFHMVLSHMPLRAHRMLLLESLQSKLLSCKLLEQLLDYACPEKVSIPMSLKLLLHFLKNCTLAADPTDGLERWRKWEELIHLLWMLLLSYSKAMKGCLTSSPFEQIGKEATLVYKPDDMVSKSAVQEAVNAFLSRSQEDIGEALPLHVEESLTYLQDHLLDVCQC; encoded by the exons ATGACTTTACTGCCAGATGCTCTTCATCTTCCCTCAGCCATTCCATTGCAAAGGCAACTCTGTCATGTGATCCGGCAGTTTTCTCGGGTCAG AGATGTTATCAAGTGGCTGTTTTGTGTCATTATGAAAACAACCGAAAATGAAGACAGCAAAGAAGGAATCAAAATTAAGGATGAGCAAATaag AATAGTGTCCGTTTTCCAAAGGATGCTGTCTCTGGCCCTGGAGGTTGACCGTTCTCCTGCTCTGAACTCTGCCAAGCTTTCCCATGAGCTCTTCCATATGGTTCTCAGCCACATGCCTCTAAGAGCACACAG GATGTTGTTGTTGGAGAGCCTGCAGAGTAAGCTGCTGAGCTGTAAGCTGTTGGAACAGTTGCTGGACTATGCATGCCCAGAGAAAGTCTCTATTCCCATGTCGCTTAAGCTGCTGCTTCACTTTCTGAAGAACTGCACTCTGGCTGCAGACCCAACG GATGGCTTGGAACGCTGGCGAAAGTGGGAAGAGTTGATCCATCTTCTCTGGATGTTACTGCTCAGCTATAGCAAAGCAATGAAAG GCTGTCTGACCAGCTCTCCCTTTGAGCAAATTGGCAAAGAGGCCACATTAGTTTACAAACCAGACGACATGGTGTCAAAGTCTGCTGTTCAAGAAGCAGTGAATGCTTTCCTGTCCCGATCCCAAGAGGACATCGGTGAAGCCTTACCTCTTCATGTGGAAGAGTCCTTAACTTATCTTCAGGATCACCTGTTAGATGTCTGTCAGTGTtga
- the simc1 gene encoding uncharacterized protein simc1 isoform X1, translating to MTGQMEDVISLSSDDSDVEIVGSYGGFTKSKPPPPLSEVRVDVEAVNVNIPRHYIDLTDPRWACPELKLRPRFNIPGSPVIDLTANETKLETKPETKSSLALTETRVTKPEIKGCFEIGDSQFNQSIVNKNNVLNGQGLKLQESSSGHSHIFPLQQDCGTQSPKQRRLNSPMQPQKQNLAKQPSQDAPDVEPDQLPFIESHIKNLKTSGSCGQLTNDSPQMSLCFKPNNRFEAQESATSSEIFSSTLYVSLTESTVPKCLPIMLKSTTKEHENPQEYTSNLLQAQATQDLQIPTDCPNAGHDDANLKQHKTVENKLDGFHSSDMIPSSTSYQDKTQKEAICSNLEKLDLYHSESGQRSPS from the exons ATGACGGGGCAGATGGAAGACGTGATCTCCCTCAGCTCAGACGACTCCGATGTGGAGATCGTCGGCTCTTACGGTGGCTTCACTAAGTCCAAGCCCCCGCCGCCGCTGTCAGAGGTTCGAGTGGATGTCGAAGCTGTAAACGTCAACATCCCCCGG CATTACATTGACCTCACTGATCCAAGATGGGCTTGTCCAGAGCTCAAGCTGCGCCCAAGGTTTAACATCCCAGGCTCCCCTGTTATAGACTTGACTGCAAATGAGACAAAGCTGGAGACAAAGCCAGAGACAAAGAGCTCCCTTGCCTTGACTGAGACAAGAGTgacaaaaccagaaataaagGGCTGCTTTGAAATTGGTGACAGTCAGTTCAACCAAAGcattgtgaataaaaataatgtcttAAATGGCCAAGGTCTTAAACTACAAGAAAGCTCTTCCGGACACTCCCACATCTTCCCTCTACAGCAGGACTGTGGCACCCAAAGTCCAAAGCAGAGACGTTTGAATTCTCCGATGCAACCACAGAAGCAAAACCTTGCAAAACAACCCTCTCAGGATGCACCTGATGTGGAACCAGATCAATTGCCTTTTATCGAATCACATATCAAGAATCTGAAAACATCAGGCAGTTGTGGTCAGCTAACCAACGATTCTCCACAGATGTCACTTTGTTTTAAACCAAACAATCGCTTTGAAGCACAAGAATCTGCTACtagttcagaaatattttcttctacATTATATGTTTCTCTCACAGAATCTACTGTCCCTAAGTGTCTTCCTATCATGTTGAAATCTACAACAAAAGAACATGAAAACCCCCAGGAATATACAAGCAACCTGTTGCAAGCTCAAGCAACGCAGGACCTACAAATTCCAACTGACTGTCCTAATGCAGGACATGATGATGCAAACTTAAAGCAGCacaaaactgtagaaaataaacTAGATGGCTTTCATTCATCTGACATGATTCCATCATCAACTTCATATcaagataaaacacaaaaagaagcTATTTGCTCCAATTTGGAAAAGCTGGATTTATATCATTCAGAATCTGGACAAAGATCTCCCTCCTGA